From the Danaus plexippus chromosome 5, MEX_DaPlex, whole genome shotgun sequence genome, one window contains:
- the LOC116769192 gene encoding zinc finger protein 26-like codes for MMASHTQPNRPSSIMSPKPTTIDLVGGIYCNICNLIYANKKDYDLHYTKHETGGKDIVYTCVVCRKEISGYPSFRGHCYTSHVIKERFKCEHCSKLFSKFASLREHVMVMHRFRCNTCKKEFTSKKELKLHEIIHNDNDSPPYECKACGEELDTLEDCKNHIDVHSAFIYFCPICNENISNKENSSEHLKKHFGHVINTNTIETQKSLDKEENSVERLGGISCSYCSQTYKNRMEFDAHFSCDHGDKDIIYSCIVCAKQFEKYSVFSHHAYNHFTKGRFCCDICRKTFNRLSLLVTHTAACQTDAECKGKPFTCYQCGHRYVTEMRLREHLRDIHGVHCVICPEEGCQEVFATPKELVFHQRAHQSDRNWCRQCGLLFTGLASCERHLDVHKKKLYVCPVCNKNYSEKHLILKHISQHFETVLHICKVCGKVYNAKNRLIEHFKSHSENKTHSCTYCDKSFVKIGQLQQHLNIHTGSKPYKCPVCSKTFASYPNWHKHLRRMHNGDGKNYKKPDIDNEEENIHDENVEEYPGADRSVQKTDASREDKHTHLKVDAEPAGNKESRLDTYIYYEPNDSTMESDSIDHAVIEKELEIFENTNDEGIGNITKFVNVLATNNTVCVGESSESSAASAFPAEYGPEFSGVIDLDDHMLPHIDPLLINSQPPPPYDQLADSLVDSLADYTDNFAEAYAPPKWEPIITKVYQDYSYGYGEMVESNRLSIMNTDIF; via the exons ATGATGGCTTCGCACACACAACCCAATAGACCCAGCTCCATCATGAGCCCAAAACCTACTACAATCGATTTAGTTGGCGGAATCTACTGTAACATATGTAACTTGATATATGCAAATAAGAAGGATTACGACCTACATTACACTAAACACGAAACTGGCGGCAAGGACATAGTTTACACTTGCGTAGTGTGTAGAAAAGAAATCTCAGGCTATCCAAGCTTTCGTGGTCATTGTTACACAAGTCATGTCATCAAAGAGAGATTTAA ATGCGAACActgttcaaaattattttcaaagtttgcTTCACTACGAGAACATGTCATGGTAATGCATAGATTCAGATGCAACACTTGCAAGAAGGA ATTTACATCAAAAAAAGAATTGAAATTGCATGAAATTATTCACAATGACAACGACAGTCCTCCTTATGAATGTAAAGCGTGCGGTGAGGAGTTAGACACTCTGGAAGACTGCAAGAATCATATAGACGTACACTCAGCATTCATATACTTTTGCCCcatatgtaatgaaaatatatcaaataaagaaaactccAGTGAGCATTTGAAGAAACATTTTGGACATGTGATTAATACAAATACTATTGAAACACAAAAGAGTTTGGACAAAGAGGAAAATTCAGTTGAGAGATTGGGCGGGATTTCGTGTAGTTATTGCTCCCAGACTTACAAGAACCGTATGGAATTTGATGCCCACTTCTCATGCGACCACGGAGACAAAGATATCATATACAGCTGTATTGTGTGTGCAAAGCAGTTTGAGAAGTATTCCGTATTTAGTCATCATGCTTACAATCACTTCACCAAAGGAAGATTTTG TTGTGACATATGCCGGAAGACATTCAACCGTCTCTCCCTACTGGTGACTCACACGGCCGCCTGTCAGACCGATGCCGAATGTAAGGGGAAGCCGTTCACTTGCTATCAGTGTGGACACCGCTATGTGACGGAGATGAGGCTGAGGGAACATCTGAGGGATATACACGGTGTACACTGTGTCATCTGTCCGGAGGAAGGCTGTCAGGAAGT ATTTGCCACACCAAAAGAATTGGTATTCCACCAACGTGCGCACCAATCCGACCGGAACTGGTGTCGCCAGTGTGGCCTGTTGTTCACCGGCCTCGCCTCCTGCGAGCGACATCTCGACGTCCACAAGAAGAAGCTGTATGTGTGTCCGGTCTGCAACAAGAACTACAGCGAGAAGCATCTCATACTGAAACATATCTCACAACATTTTGAAACTGTTTTGCACATTTGCAAAGTGTGCGGGAAGGTCTACAACGCCAAGAATCGTCTGATCGAACACTTCAAGTCGCACTCCGAGAACAAAACCCACAGTTGCACCTATTGCGACAAGAGTTTCGTGAAAATTGGCCAACTGCAGCAACATCTGAACATACACACGGGCTCCAAGCCATACAAGTGTCCGGTCTGCTCGAAAACGTTCGCCAGCTATCCCAACTGGCATAAACACTTGCGTCGAATGCACAACGGCGacggaaaaaattataagaaaccaGATATCGACAACGAAGAAGAGAACATCCACGATGAGAACGTGGAAGAATATCCTGGCGCCGATAGAAGTGTACAGAAGACAGACGCGTCTCGAGAAGACAAGCACACGCACCTCAAGGTAGACGCGGAACCGGCTGGTAATAAGGAATCCAGACTGGACACATACATCTATTACGAACCGAACGACAGCACCATGGAGTCAGACAGCATCGATCACGCCGTCATCGAGAAGGAGTTGGAAATATTCGAGAACACAAACGACGAGGGTATCGGCAACATCACGAAGTTTGTCAACGTCTTGGCCACGAACAATACGGTGTGCGTTGGCG AGAGTTCCGAGTCGTCGGCAGCCAGCGCCTTCCCCGCCGAGTACGGGCCAGAGTTCAGCGGGGTCATCGACCTGGACGACCACATGTTGCCTCACATCGATCCGCTGCTCATCAACAGCCAGCCGCCCCCGCCCTACGACCAGTTGGCCGACTCGTTGGTCGACTCGCTGGCCGACTACACCGACAACTTCGCCGAAGCCTACGCCCCCCCCAAATGGGAACCCATCATCACCAAGGTGTACCAGGACTACTCCTACGGTTACGGAGAAATGGTCGAGTCCAACCGACTGTCCATAATGAACacagatatattttga
- the LOC133320421 gene encoding TWiK family of potassium channels protein 7 gives MERSHNLHSSFHGSFRSKESSSTTGSDPREKIKDCLRKFIAFMFTQVGVGALVVCYAILGAASFMHIEKDSPDMQLVRVIKWRQSCVEQLWGITNKYNVLNYTAWMASSNSVLKDFQNNITTAVHLGYNGRSSEDIWSFPAALMYSLSVFTMIGYGNVVPKTLWGKIGTIAYACFGIPIYVLYFCNMGKVLAQSFKWLYITAYECSRREDPLLEDGELQPVKRKITVPSTACLWVISFYILTGTIMFGAWEKWNYLDSTYFCVISLCKIGFGDFVPGANIADSAEGSHLKLVINFIYVLLGMGLVAMCYNLMCEDVRVKVRELRQDLKNCLDDITLKITVCMNDTKYYHQKQTRHIK, from the coding sequence atggaACGATCCCATAATTTACACTCGAGTTTCCACGGATCCTTCAGGAGCAAGGAATCGTCGTCGACAACAGGCAGCGATCCccgtgaaaaaataaaagactgtCTCCGGAAGTTTATAGCATTTATGTTTACACAAGTGGGTGTTGGCGCGCTGGTGGTTTGCTATGCGATCTTAGGTGCTGCGAGCTTCATGCATATAGAGAAAGACAGTCCAGACATGCAGCTAGTGAGAGTCATCAAATGGCGTCAGAGCTGTGTCGAGCAACTGTGGGGCATCACTAACAAGTATAATGTCTTGAACTACACAGCATGGATGGCCAGTAGCAATAGTGTATTGAAAGACTTTCAGAACAACATCACAACGGCAGTTCATCTAGGATATAACGGGAGATCTTCAGAGGATATATGGTCATTCCCAGCTGCTCTTATGTATTCCTTGTCTGTTTTCACAATGATTGGCTATGGTAATGTTGTGCCGAAAACACTGTGGGGAAAGATTGGTACTATTGCATATGCCTGTTTTGGGATACCAATCTATGTACTTTATTTTTGCAATATGGGTAAAGTTTTAGCTCAATCTTTTAAATGGTTATACATAACTGCTTATGAGTGCAGCCGGAGGGAAGACCCTTTGCTAGAAGATGGAGAATTGCAACCGGTCAAAAGAAAGATCACTGTGCCATCTACAGCCTGTTTGTGGGTGATTTCATTCTATATACTGACTGGGACAATCATGTTTGGTGCTTGGGAGAAATGGAATTATCTGGATTCTACATATTTCTGTGTGATAAGTCTCTGCAAGATTGGTTTCGGGGATTTTGTGCCTGGAGCTAACATTGCTGATTCTGCCGAGGGATCTCATCTGAAGCTggttataaactttatttacgtCCTCCTCGGTATGGGATTGGTAGCAATGTGCTACAATCTGATGTGTGAAGATGTAAGGGTCAAAGTTAGGGAGCTGAGACAGGATCTGAAGAATTGTCTGGATGATATAACTTTGAAAATTACGGTTTGCATGAACGACACCAAATATTACCATCAGAAACAAACGAGGCATATTAAATGA